A stretch of the Planktothricoides raciborskii GIHE-MW2 genome encodes the following:
- the eno gene encoding phosphopyruvate hydratase, with amino-acid sequence MLDTAIETIKAREILDSRGRPTVEAEVYLANGASGLAQVPSGASTGTFEAHELRDDEPGRYGGKGVLKAVRNVIGKIEPELNGVDALDQATVDRMMIDLDGSGNKSQLGANAILAVSLATAKAGADALQIPLYRYLGGPLSNVLPVPLMNVINGGAHAANNVDFQEFMIVPHGAASFQEALRWGAEVFACLSKVLAEKGLLTGVGDEGGFAPNLGSNQEALDILMLAIQKAGYKPGEQVALAMDVAASEFYKYGKYVYEGSAHEPGELIDYLAKLVDQYPIVSIEDGLHEDDWANWQILTQKLGKKVQLVGDDLFVTNPTRLQKGIEQGAANAILIKLNQIGSLTETLETIDLATRNGYRSMISHRSGETEDTTIADLAVATRAGQIKTGSLCRSERVAKYNRLLRIEDELGDRAVYAGKVGLGPSGSK; translated from the coding sequence ATGCTAGATACAGCAATTGAAACGATTAAAGCCCGTGAAATTCTCGACTCTCGCGGACGCCCGACCGTAGAAGCAGAAGTTTATCTGGCTAACGGTGCATCAGGTCTAGCCCAAGTGCCTAGTGGCGCGTCCACAGGGACTTTTGAAGCCCATGAACTCCGTGATGATGAACCAGGACGCTACGGTGGCAAAGGTGTTCTCAAAGCCGTGCGAAATGTGATCGGCAAAATTGAGCCAGAATTAAACGGGGTAGATGCCCTCGACCAAGCTACCGTCGATCGGATGATGATCGATCTGGATGGATCGGGCAACAAATCACAATTAGGGGCAAATGCAATTTTAGCCGTGTCTTTGGCAACAGCAAAAGCCGGGGCAGATGCGTTACAAATTCCCCTTTATCGTTATCTTGGCGGCCCATTATCTAATGTGTTGCCGGTGCCATTGATGAACGTGATTAATGGTGGGGCTCACGCCGCAAATAACGTCGATTTTCAAGAATTTATGATTGTGCCTCATGGTGCTGCTTCTTTTCAAGAAGCCTTACGCTGGGGGGCTGAAGTATTTGCTTGCCTGAGCAAAGTATTGGCGGAAAAAGGTTTGCTAACTGGGGTCGGTGATGAGGGCGGTTTTGCCCCTAATTTGGGTTCTAACCAAGAAGCGTTAGATATTCTCATGTTAGCCATTCAAAAAGCCGGTTATAAACCCGGAGAACAAGTGGCTTTAGCAATGGATGTGGCTGCCAGTGAATTTTACAAATATGGCAAGTATGTCTATGAAGGCAGCGCCCACGAACCAGGGGAATTAATTGATTATTTGGCCAAGTTGGTAGACCAATATCCGATTGTTTCCATTGAAGATGGATTGCATGAAGATGATTGGGCAAATTGGCAAATTTTAACTCAAAAATTGGGTAAGAAAGTGCAGTTAGTAGGTGATGATTTGTTTGTGACAAATCCCACCCGCTTGCAAAAGGGCATTGAACAAGGTGCGGCGAATGCAATTCTGATTAAGCTGAATCAAATTGGTTCTTTAACGGAAACTTTAGAAACCATCGATCTGGCAACTCGTAATGGTTATCGTTCGATGATTAGTCACCGTTCTGGAGAAACCGAAGATACCACGATCGCCGATTTGGCGGTGGCCACTCGTGCTGGTCAAATTAAGACAGGTTCTCTGTGCCGCAGTGAACGAGTTGCTAAATATAATCGCTTACTTCGGATTGAAGATGAATTGGGCGATCGGGCTGTTTATGCAGGTAAAGTTGGCTTAGGTCCTAGCGGTTCTAAGTAA
- a CDS encoding protein kinase, with product MYWQPGHKLKTRPYQIEAEIGQGGFGITYKARHLELKHQVVLKTPNAMLRNDPAYPRFEERFRKEGQMLAQLSQQAHPSIVRVSDLFTEDSIPCLVMDLVPGGSLFDLVQERGPLPETQAVECIRQIADALVVSHDIGIVHRDAHALNIMVANQNRAVLIDFGIAGDIAPMVSKTRLAFNPAFAPYEQIVRGSGLPTVDVYTLGASLYYAVTGELPTPALERKDNQALIPPKQHNPQISDKLQAAIIQAMALEAANRPQTMRDFLALLPTGANQQSVSPPPGANQQPMSPSPRANYFILPELTAQGMVLRLGRGEIKEVIPLNQELTIVIAGGSATLFNLRTGEALWEIDCPAWGGAVTADGRLLALGGYKDIYLWDLTTGQFLRQFQGHTWYVNSVAFSPDGRTLASGSRDKTVRLWDVATGRELRQLQGQTSIVRSVGFSADGKYVASGSEDETVRLWDVATGRELRQLTGHTNYVNSVSFSPDGQTLASGSRDKTVRLWDVATGRELRLLQGHTNSVRSVVFSRDGQTLASGGEDTVRLWDVATGRELRQLQGHTEWVWSVNFSPNGKTLASGGEDTVRLWDVVTGEELQLRQLTGHTSYVNSVSFSPDGQTLASGSSDNTVRLWDVATGRELRQLIRHTFWVNSVSFSPDGKTLASGSRDKTVRLWDVATGRELRQLTGHTNDVTSVSFSPDGLTLASGIGNKTVRLWDVATGQFLRQLQGHTGGVKSVSFSPNGQILASGSGDETVRLWDVTTGRELHQFTGHTSYVSSVSFSPDGKTLASGSWDNTVRLWDVATGRELRQLTGHTRSVYSVSFSRDGKTLACGSWDNTVRLWDVATGRELRLLQGHTDTVYSVAFSPNGQILASGSKDGVVRLWRL from the coding sequence GTGTATTGGCAACCCGGACATAAACTCAAAACCCGCCCCTATCAAATTGAAGCGGAGATCGGACAAGGCGGTTTCGGCATCACCTACAAAGCGCGACATCTTGAACTCAAGCATCAAGTAGTGCTGAAAACCCCCAACGCCATGCTCCGCAACGACCCCGCCTATCCCAGATTTGAAGAGCGTTTTCGCAAAGAAGGGCAAATGCTGGCCCAACTGAGCCAACAAGCTCATCCTTCCATTGTGCGGGTCAGCGACTTATTTACCGAAGATAGTATCCCCTGTTTGGTGATGGATTTGGTGCCGGGGGGTAGTTTATTCGACCTGGTACAAGAACGCGGCCCCCTCCCGGAAACCCAGGCGGTGGAGTGTATTCGCCAAATTGCCGATGCGTTGGTTGTGTCCCATGACATAGGAATTGTGCATCGGGACGCCCACGCCCTCAATATTATGGTGGCGAATCAAAACCGGGCAGTATTGATTGATTTTGGCATTGCGGGGGATATTGCCCCGATGGTGAGCAAAACGCGCCTCGCATTTAATCCCGCATTTGCCCCTTATGAGCAAATTGTTAGGGGCAGTGGTTTACCCACGGTGGATGTTTACACTCTCGGTGCCTCCTTATATTATGCGGTGACAGGAGAGCTACCCACTCCGGCTTTAGAACGGAAAGATAACCAGGCTTTGATACCGCCAAAACAGCATAATCCCCAGATTAGCGATAAGTTACAGGCAGCGATTATTCAAGCAATGGCCCTGGAAGCGGCAAACCGACCCCAAACCATGCGGGATTTTTTGGCTTTGCTGCCAACAGGGGCAAACCAGCAGTCCGTGTCCCCGCCACCAGGGGCAAATCAACAACCCATGTCCCCGTCACCAAGGGCAAACTATTTTATCCTTCCAGAATTGACCGCCCAAGGCATGGTGCTACGACTGGGACGGGGAGAAATCAAAGAAGTAATTCCCCTGAACCAGGAATTAACCATAGTCATTGCTGGTGGCAGTGCAACCCTATTTAACCTGCGGACAGGGGAAGCCCTCTGGGAAATTGACTGTCCTGCTTGGGGTGGGGCGGTGACTGCTGACGGGCGGCTGTTGGCTTTAGGTGGATACAAAGATATTTACCTCTGGGATTTAACTACGGGGCAGTTTTTGCGCCAATTCCAGGGACATACATGGTATGTGAATAGCGTAGCCTTCAGTCCTGATGGTCGAACCCTGGCTTCTGGGAGTAGGGATAAAACCGTGCGACTATGGGATGTGGCAACGGGACGGGAACTGCGCCAACTCCAGGGACAGACAAGCATTGTGAGAAGCGTAGGCTTCAGTGCCGATGGGAAATACGTGGCTTCTGGGAGTGAGGACGAAACAGTGCGACTGTGGGATGTGGCTACGGGACGGGAACTGCGCCAACTCACTGGACATACAAACTATGTGAATAGCGTCAGCTTCAGTCCAGATGGTCAAACCCTGGCTTCTGGGAGTCGGGATAAAACAGTGCGACTGTGGGATGTGGCTACGGGACGGGAACTGCGCCTACTCCAGGGACATACAAACAGTGTGAGAAGCGTAGTCTTCAGTCGAGATGGTCAAACCCTGGCTTCTGGGGGTGAGGATACCGTGCGACTGTGGGATGTGGCTACGGGACGGGAACTCCGCCAACTCCAGGGACATACAGAATGGGTGTGGAGCGTCAACTTCAGTCCCAATGGTAAAACCCTGGCTTCTGGGGGTGAGGATACCGTGCGACTGTGGGATGTGGTGACGGGAGAGGAACTGCAACTGCGCCAACTCACCGGACATACAAGCTATGTGAATAGCGTCAGCTTCAGTCCCGATGGTCAAACCCTGGCTTCTGGGAGTTCGGATAATACAGTGCGACTGTGGGATGTGGCTACGGGACGGGAACTGCGCCAACTCATCAGACATACATTCTGGGTGAATAGCGTCAGCTTCAGTCCCGATGGTAAAACCCTGGCTTCTGGGAGTAGGGATAAAACAGTGCGGCTGTGGGATGTGGCAACGGGACGGGAACTCCGCCAACTCACTGGACATACAAACGATGTGACTAGCGTCAGCTTCAGTCCCGATGGTCTAACCCTGGCTTCTGGGATTGGGAATAAAACAGTGCGACTGTGGGATGTGGCTACGGGACAGTTTTTGCGCCAACTCCAGGGACATACAGGCGGTGTGAAAAGCGTCAGCTTCAGCCCTAATGGCCAAATCCTGGCTTCTGGGAGTGGAGATGAAACCGTGCGGCTGTGGGATGTGACCACGGGACGAGAACTGCACCAATTCACTGGACATACAAGCTATGTGAGTAGCGTCAGCTTCAGTCCTGATGGTAAAACCCTGGCTTCTGGGAGTTGGGATAATACCGTGCGACTGTGGGATGTGGCTACGGGACGGGAACTGCGCCAACTCACCGGACATACAAGAAGTGTGTATAGCGTCAGCTTCAGTCGAGATGGTAAAACTCTGGCTTGTGGGAGTTGGGATAATACAGTGCGACTGTGGGATGTGGCTACGGGACGGGAACTGCGCCTACTCCAGGGACATACAGACACTGTGTATAGCGTGGCATTCAGCCCCAATGGCCAAATCCTGGCTTCTGGGAGTAAGGATGGTGTGGTGCGGTTGTGGCGGTTGTAG
- a CDS encoding DUF4926 domain-containing protein: MNPIKLHDLVAITENIKTQRFMSPEEIILPRGQVGTVVEEYNNGTAFEVEFSDVNGQTYALVSLTAEQVMLLYPDSSNLILTY, encoded by the coding sequence ATGAATCCAATTAAATTACATGATTTAGTGGCAATTACAGAAAATATTAAAACCCAGCGGTTTATGAGTCCAGAAGAAATTATCTTACCCAGAGGGCAAGTGGGCACAGTTGTGGAAGAATATAATAATGGCACCGCTTTTGAAGTGGAATTTTCCGATGTGAATGGTCAAACTTATGCGTTAGTTTCTTTGACTGCCGAACAAGTTATGTTACTTTATCCAGATTCGTCTAATCTTATTTTGACTTATTAA
- a CDS encoding DUF2281 domain-containing protein: MLTKLGDRCFNRSDSLRSRAETMIQPVLLEKLAKLPDSLQSEVLHYIEFLIEKHAETSVQEPPPKKRRVAGTMQGMFVLPLPDDFDEPLEDMKEYME, encoded by the coding sequence ATGTTGACAAAATTGGGCGATCGCTGTTTTAATAGAAGTGATAGTTTGCGATCGCGAGCAGAAACTATGATCCAGCCAGTTCTCTTAGAAAAATTAGCCAAACTCCCTGATTCCCTTCAGTCAGAAGTGCTTCATTATATTGAGTTTTTGATAGAGAAACACGCGGAAACATCGGTTCAAGAACCGCCGCCAAAAAAGCGTCGTGTTGCCGGAACTATGCAAGGAATGTTTGTTTTACCACTGCCTGATGACTTTGATGAACCCCTTGAAGACATGAAAGAATATATGGAATGA
- the rppB gene encoding two-component system sensor histidine kinase RppB — translation MNIHLLFRRSRIRLALWYAVVMGGILGLSGFGMYRSIVQSNWVALEREIESIAGTLHDSLEPMLPASGDPAVVLQQIFPDLCLVGQSCHVRPTLIQRHTTGISDRNLYYIRLFDRHGKLLAFSPNQPSPPPQSLTSTSWQIIQDKNSIRYRQFTTILHSAKGHIPGHDHGSWGYLQIGRTLASFDAENRRIKEILTLGFFIALGLVAASSWWLSALAMQPIYQSYQQQQQFTANAAHELRSPLASLLATVEAILRLGSSNQQDIPIMLQTVERQGRRLSQLIADLLLLTSLEQDMSAKPFKPCCLNDLVNDLAEEFLELATAANIQLNSQVCAEEIYVLGNESQLYRLVSNLIANAIQYTTAEGLVMVILTLRERTAIITVKDTGIGISMEQQSHIFERFYRVDSDRSRKTGGTGLGLAIAQAIAQKHQAHLKVESELGKGSIFTLEIAIAPTQT, via the coding sequence ATGAATATCCATTTGCTATTTCGCCGTAGTCGCATCCGGTTAGCCCTTTGGTATGCCGTAGTGATGGGGGGAATTTTGGGCTTATCGGGTTTTGGGATGTATCGATCGATTGTTCAGTCTAACTGGGTCGCGTTGGAACGAGAAATTGAGTCGATCGCCGGAACCTTGCATGATAGCTTGGAACCCATGTTACCGGCTTCCGGCGATCCGGCAGTGGTGTTGCAGCAAATTTTTCCAGATTTATGTTTAGTTGGGCAATCTTGTCATGTTCGCCCCACGTTAATTCAGCGACATACCACGGGGATTAGCGATCGCAATCTTTATTACATTCGCTTATTCGATCGTCACGGAAAACTACTGGCTTTTTCCCCGAATCAACCCTCTCCTCCTCCCCAGAGTTTAACTTCGACTTCATGGCAAATTATTCAGGATAAAAATAGCATTCGCTATCGCCAATTCACCACTATTTTACATAGTGCTAAGGGTCATATTCCCGGACACGATCATGGTTCTTGGGGTTATCTGCAAATTGGCCGCACTTTAGCCTCTTTTGATGCCGAAAACAGAAGAATTAAAGAAATTTTAACCCTAGGATTTTTTATCGCTTTGGGCTTAGTTGCTGCCTCTAGTTGGTGGCTTTCAGCATTAGCAATGCAACCGATTTATCAGTCTTATCAGCAACAGCAACAGTTTACCGCGAATGCTGCCCATGAGTTGCGATCGCCCCTTGCCAGTCTCTTAGCAACCGTAGAAGCTATTCTGCGTTTAGGGTCATCCAATCAGCAAGATATTCCGATCATGCTGCAAACCGTGGAACGACAGGGAAGAAGATTAAGCCAACTCATCGCTGATTTACTGTTGCTAACCAGTTTAGAGCAAGATATGTCGGCAAAACCGTTTAAACCCTGTTGTTTAAATGATTTAGTTAATGATTTAGCCGAAGAATTTTTAGAACTGGCTACCGCTGCTAATATTCAATTAAATAGTCAAGTTTGTGCAGAAGAAATTTATGTGCTGGGCAACGAATCACAACTTTATCGTTTAGTCTCAAATTTGATTGCGAATGCGATTCAATACACTACCGCTGAGGGCTTGGTAATGGTGATTTTAACCCTTCGCGAGCGCACCGCGATTATTACGGTCAAAGATACCGGGATTGGCATTTCTATGGAGCAACAAAGCCATATTTTTGAGCGGTTTTATCGTGTCGATAGCGATCGCTCTCGTAAAACTGGTGGCACTGGATTAGGGTTAGCGATTGCCCAAGCGATCGCCCAAAAACATCAAGCCCATCTTAAAGTTGAAAGTGAGTTAGGCAAAGGCAGCATTTTTACTTTAGAAATCGCGATCGCTCCCACCCAAACCTAG
- the rppA gene encoding two-component system response regulator RppA yields the protein MRILLVEDETDLGLAIKQVLMGEKYVVDWLTDGTRAWDCIESQWTDYTVAIVDWLLPGLSGLELCQKLRLHKNPLPVLMLTALGQPENRVAGLDAGADDYLVKPFVMEELLARLRALQRRSPQLQPLTLTVGEFTLDHGNNQLSVQQSERPPLMIPLTIKEFQVLAYLMQNPNRIISGSKIRQQLWDIDEEPISNVVAAQMRLLRRKFASYQCDCPIETVPGQGYRFTLKP from the coding sequence ATGCGAATTTTACTGGTGGAAGATGAGACAGATTTAGGACTGGCAATTAAGCAAGTTCTGATGGGTGAGAAATATGTGGTGGATTGGCTGACCGATGGTACACGCGCATGGGACTGCATCGAAAGCCAATGGACGGACTACACCGTGGCGATCGTGGATTGGTTGCTTCCCGGATTGTCCGGTCTGGAGTTGTGTCAAAAACTCAGATTACATAAAAATCCTTTACCTGTGCTGATGCTGACCGCATTGGGACAGCCGGAAAATCGGGTAGCGGGGTTGGATGCGGGAGCCGATGACTATTTAGTCAAACCCTTTGTGATGGAAGAATTGCTGGCACGATTGCGGGCACTTCAGCGGCGATCGCCCCAGCTACAACCTCTAACCTTGACGGTGGGAGAGTTTACCCTGGATCATGGGAATAATCAGCTATCGGTTCAACAAAGCGAACGCCCGCCCCTGATGATTCCTTTAACCATCAAAGAATTTCAGGTACTTGCCTATTTGATGCAAAATCCCAATCGAATTATTTCCGGCAGCAAAATTCGCCAGCAACTTTGGGATATCGATGAAGAACCGATTAGTAATGTTGTCGCCGCCCAAATGCGACTGTTGCGGCGGAAATTCGCCAGCTACCAATGCGATTGCCCGATTGAAACCGTTCCCGGTCAAGGCTATCGCTTTACCTTGAAACCATGA
- a CDS encoding cobalt transporter, translated as MMKSFPLVSSILAATLTISCPTIVFAHVGHGDEFQATGGINRVQVNPQTDQMLGIVVTAIDATTADGSGVMIPFTALVDADGKQLVFVQYKNFYEPVEVTTGATQGDLISVTQGLSVGEKLVTQGSLSLYAESRKTQTADAATTPEPISAPAPVASAPVSPATDQTHDTSGNMVQSSGEQSGETTQKSGGFPMGILAALGGGAALLVGAIAVVGNRKKGGV; from the coding sequence ATGATGAAAAGCTTTCCGCTAGTCAGTTCCATTCTTGCAGCCACTTTAACCATCAGTTGCCCCACCATTGTGTTTGCTCATGTGGGACATGGGGATGAATTCCAAGCAACTGGGGGAATTAACCGAGTGCAGGTTAACCCGCAAACCGATCAAATGTTGGGCATTGTGGTGACAGCGATCGACGCTACGACTGCTGATGGTTCTGGGGTGATGATTCCCTTTACTGCCTTAGTTGATGCGGACGGCAAGCAGCTTGTTTTTGTCCAATACAAAAATTTTTATGAGCCGGTGGAAGTGACCACGGGTGCAACCCAAGGGGATTTGATTTCGGTGACGCAAGGGTTGTCCGTTGGGGAAAAGCTGGTGACTCAGGGCAGCTTATCCCTGTATGCGGAATCGCGCAAAACTCAAACCGCCGATGCTGCCACAACTCCAGAGCCGATTTCTGCTCCCGCACCCGTTGCTTCGGCACCAGTTTCCCCGGCAACCGACCAGACCCATGATACTTCTGGCAATATGGTGCAATCCTCTGGGGAACAGTCTGGTGAAACGACTCAGAAATCCGGTGGTTTCCCAATGGGGATTTTGGCCGCCCTTGGGGGTGGGGCAGCGTTATTGGTGGGAGCGATCGCCGTTGTGGGCAACCGCAAGAAAGGGGGCGTTTAA
- a CDS encoding efflux RND transporter permease subunit — MLNSLLNQILKNSIAQRWLIVVGAIFVTVWGIFTITLMPLDVFPEFAPPQVDIHTEASGLAPEEVETQITVPIESAVNGLPGVTMVRSSSKVGLSMVHVVFDQEADIYKARQAVTERLQQVTNQLPEGTHPPEISPLVSPLGTILQYAFTVNGQGQTSLMDLRRLVEVTLSNQILSVAGVSQVTVYGGDERQEQVLVDPAKLRSLNVSLTEVTDAARSANANAPGGFLIGGGQELLVRGMGQIKSIEDLQQSVVKVENNQPILLKDVAEVKTGNALKRGDASFNGQPAVVLMINKQPDVDTPTVTKAVETVMASLQRTFPPDVQLVRTFRQSNFIDTAIQNVSGSLLEGTIIVSVIMLLFLMNWRTAAITLSAIPLSLLIGLMLMKAFGLGINTMTLGGLVVAIGSVVDDSIVDMENCYRGLRKNQAQGNPKHPFQVVYDTSVEVRLAVIFSTVIIVVVFAPIFSLTGVEGRIFAPMGLAYLLSICASTFVAMTLSPALCAILLANQTLPQEGTLISQWAERLYRPLLNLSLKTPQIILGVALAGLVATCAIVPSLGRVFLPEFQEKSLVNSMVLFPGVSLEMTNRAGMALSNLIQDNPLYEWVQVRAGRAPGDADGAGVNMAHVDVELSDRALEKREASIKQLRETFLKLPGVAPNIGGFISHRMDEVLSGVRSAIAIKIFGSDLIELRKIGEQVRDAIQPITGVVDLQLEPQLPIRQVQIQYSRAAAANYGLSMADISDVVETALNGRIVSQVPENQQLINIVVGLSESARNNLDAIRAIPISTPTGQIIPLSTVAKVEYGMGANVVNRENVSRLIVVSANVQGRDLGSVVGDIQSQIQQKIQLPNGYFIQYGGQFEAEENATNNLLLYSILAAIVITVLMFFSVKSLSATIAIMINLPLALVGGIVSIILTGGVISVASLIGFITLFGVAVRNGLLLVDNYNQKFAEGMPLKDVIINGSLERVNAILMTALTSALGMLPLAIASGAGNEILQPLAIVVLGGLFTSTALTLLVIPALYAKFGKQLMPKPKPAVVEISSFFRPESSTEAS; from the coding sequence ATGCTGAATTCACTATTGAATCAAATCCTGAAAAACTCGATCGCCCAACGGTGGCTGATTGTGGTTGGTGCGATTTTTGTCACCGTCTGGGGCATCTTTACCATCACCCTTATGCCGTTAGATGTGTTTCCCGAATTTGCGCCGCCCCAAGTGGACATTCACACGGAAGCCTCTGGACTGGCCCCAGAGGAAGTGGAAACTCAAATTACGGTGCCGATCGAAAGTGCTGTCAATGGCTTGCCCGGAGTCACGATGGTGCGATCGTCCTCCAAAGTTGGACTATCAATGGTTCATGTAGTCTTTGACCAAGAGGCAGATATTTATAAAGCCCGACAAGCGGTGACAGAGCGACTTCAGCAGGTGACAAATCAACTGCCAGAGGGAACGCATCCGCCAGAAATTTCGCCCCTGGTTTCGCCTTTGGGGACAATTTTGCAGTACGCCTTCACTGTTAATGGACAAGGGCAAACTTCGTTAATGGATTTGCGCCGTCTTGTGGAAGTCACCCTGAGTAATCAAATTCTTTCTGTAGCGGGAGTCTCTCAAGTCACGGTTTATGGGGGAGATGAACGGCAGGAACAGGTCTTAGTCGATCCCGCAAAGCTGCGATCGCTGAATGTTTCCCTTACCGAAGTCACCGATGCCGCCAGAAGTGCCAATGCCAATGCTCCGGGCGGCTTTCTCATTGGTGGCGGTCAAGAGTTATTGGTGCGGGGTATGGGGCAAATCAAATCGATTGAAGATTTGCAACAGTCTGTTGTCAAAGTCGAAAATAACCAACCGATTCTCTTAAAAGATGTGGCAGAGGTGAAAACCGGCAATGCCTTAAAACGCGGGGATGCCAGTTTTAATGGCCAGCCTGCGGTGGTGCTGATGATTAATAAACAGCCCGATGTGGATACGCCGACGGTTACGAAAGCCGTAGAAACGGTGATGGCATCTTTGCAGAGGACATTTCCCCCAGATGTGCAGCTTGTACGGACATTTCGCCAGTCTAATTTTATTGATACGGCGATTCAAAATGTCAGTGGTTCTCTGTTAGAAGGGACTATTATTGTGTCCGTAATTATGCTGCTGTTTTTGATGAATTGGCGCACGGCGGCGATTACTCTGAGCGCAATTCCCCTATCTTTATTGATTGGGTTAATGTTGATGAAAGCCTTTGGCTTGGGCATTAATACCATGACATTAGGCGGTTTAGTGGTGGCGATCGGCTCAGTGGTGGATGATTCGATCGTAGATATGGAAAACTGCTATCGCGGACTGCGAAAAAATCAAGCCCAGGGCAATCCAAAACATCCCTTTCAAGTGGTTTATGACACATCGGTAGAAGTGCGTTTAGCCGTAATTTTTTCCACGGTAATTATCGTGGTTGTCTTTGCACCAATTTTTAGTTTGACCGGGGTGGAAGGACGCATTTTTGCCCCAATGGGTTTGGCTTATTTACTCTCGATTTGTGCGTCTACTTTCGTCGCCATGACCCTTTCTCCAGCACTTTGTGCTATTTTGTTAGCCAACCAAACCCTGCCACAAGAAGGCACGTTGATTTCACAATGGGCCGAACGCTTATATCGTCCGTTGCTAAATCTATCGTTAAAAACTCCTCAAATTATTCTCGGTGTGGCACTCGCGGGATTAGTCGCTACTTGCGCGATCGTGCCATCTTTAGGAAGGGTGTTTTTGCCAGAATTTCAAGAAAAATCTTTAGTAAATTCGATGGTATTGTTTCCTGGAGTTTCCCTGGAAATGACCAATCGCGCTGGGATGGCATTGTCTAATTTAATTCAAGATAATCCTCTCTATGAATGGGTGCAAGTGCGGGCTGGACGCGCCCCCGGAGATGCTGACGGTGCTGGGGTGAATATGGCTCATGTGGATGTGGAACTGAGCGATCGCGCCCTGGAAAAGAGAGAAGCTAGTATTAAACAACTGCGGGAAACATTCCTCAAGTTACCGGGAGTTGCGCCTAATATTGGCGGATTTATTTCTCACCGGATGGATGAGGTTTTATCCGGGGTGAGAAGTGCGATCGCCATCAAAATATTTGGTTCTGATTTAATCGAATTACGGAAAATTGGCGAACAAGTTAGAGATGCAATTCAGCCCATTACTGGAGTGGTAGACTTGCAACTTGAACCGCAATTACCCATTCGTCAGGTACAAATTCAGTACAGTCGCGCAGCCGCAGCCAACTATGGTTTAAGCATGGCGGATATTTCTGATGTAGTCGAAACCGCCCTCAACGGTCGAATCGTCTCCCAAGTACCGGAAAATCAACAATTAATTAATATTGTGGTGGGCTTATCAGAATCAGCCCGAAATAATCTTGATGCGATTCGCGCTATTCCCATTAGCACTCCCACGGGACAAATCATTCCCCTGAGTACCGTTGCCAAAGTGGAATATGGCATGGGAGCCAATGTAGTAAATCGGGAAAATGTGTCTCGCTTAATTGTAGTTTCTGCCAACGTCCAAGGGCGTGACTTAGGCAGTGTGGTGGGCGATATTCAATCGCAAATTCAACAAAAAATCCAACTACCCAATGGTTATTTTATCCAATACGGTGGACAATTTGAGGCAGAAGAAAATGCTACTAATAATTTATTATTATATAGCATTTTAGCGGCGATCGTTATTACAGTCTTAATGTTCTTTTCGGTGAAATCACTCTCCGCCACGATCGCCATTATGATTAACCTACCTTTGGCTTTAGTTGGTGGGATTGTTTCCATTATTTTGACTGGTGGCGTGATTTCCGTTGCCTCTTTAATCGGATTTATTACCTTGTTTGGGGTTGCGGTGCGAAATGGTTTGTTATTAGTCGATAACTATAACCAAAAATTCGCCGAAGGAATGCCCCTGAAAGATGTAATTATTAATGGTTCTCTAGAACGAGTCAATGCCATTCTGATGACCGCTTTAACCTCCGCTTTAGGAATGTTACCATTAGCGATCGCCAGTGGCGCTGGAAATGAAATTTTACAACCCTTAGCGATCGTGGTTTTAGGTGGTTTATTTACTTCCACGGCGTTGACATTATTAGTCATTCCGGCTTTATATGCCAAATTTGGCAAACAATTGATGCCAAAACCAAAGCCAGCCGTTGTAGAAATCAGTTCTTTTTTCAGACCTGAATCATCAACGGAAGCAAGCTAA